The following proteins come from a genomic window of Streptomyces sp. NBC_01716:
- a CDS encoding aldo/keto reductase yields MQHRTLGTQGLAVSAIGYGSMGLTMAYGPGDEEAGIAAIRRAHDLGVTFFDTAELYGWGTGTNEILVGKAVKDFRDEVVLATKFGYDLSDLSQGFGLNSRPDNIRKVADNSLRYLGVDQIDVFYQHRVDPDVPIEEVAGTVKELIDAGKVKYFGLSEAGPETIRKAHAVQPVSVLQTEHSLFEREVEQLFPLLQELGIGFVPYSPLGRGFITGTAKPAGQYDATDLRNTDSRWQPGNFEKNVEAVGRLGRLATAKGITVSQLALAWLLAQGEHIVPIPGTRSAARMEENARAADVALTEGDLAAIREILPNGGFGARYAEEHAPNWV; encoded by the coding sequence ATGCAGCACAGGACACTCGGCACCCAGGGCCTGGCCGTCTCGGCGATCGGCTACGGCTCGATGGGCCTGACCATGGCCTACGGCCCCGGAGACGAGGAAGCGGGTATCGCCGCCATCCGCCGCGCCCACGACCTGGGCGTCACCTTCTTCGACACCGCCGAGCTCTACGGCTGGGGCACCGGCACCAACGAGATCCTGGTCGGCAAGGCGGTCAAGGACTTCCGCGACGAGGTCGTACTGGCCACCAAGTTCGGCTACGACCTGTCCGACCTGTCCCAGGGGTTCGGCCTCAACAGCCGCCCCGACAACATCCGCAAGGTCGCCGACAACAGCCTGCGCTACCTGGGCGTCGACCAGATCGACGTCTTCTATCAGCACCGGGTCGACCCGGACGTGCCGATCGAGGAGGTCGCGGGGACGGTGAAGGAACTGATCGACGCGGGCAAGGTGAAGTACTTCGGCCTGAGCGAGGCGGGCCCGGAGACGATCCGCAAGGCGCACGCCGTCCAGCCGGTCTCGGTCCTGCAGACCGAACACTCGCTCTTCGAGCGCGAGGTCGAGCAGCTCTTCCCGCTCCTCCAGGAGCTCGGCATCGGCTTTGTTCCCTATTCGCCCCTCGGCCGCGGCTTCATCACCGGTACCGCGAAGCCCGCAGGACAGTACGACGCCACCGACCTGCGCAACACCGACTCGCGCTGGCAGCCCGGCAACTTCGAGAAGAACGTCGAAGCCGTGGGCCGACTCGGCCGGCTGGCCACGGCCAAGGGCATCACCGTCTCCCAGCTCGCCCTGGCCTGGCTGCTCGCCCAGGGCGAGCACATCGTGCCGATCCCGGGCACCCGCAGCGCCGCCCGTATGGAAGAGAACGCCCGCGCGGCCGACGTCGCCCTCACCGAGGGCGATCTCGCCGCGATCCGCGAGATCCTCCCGAACGGTGGATTCGGCGCCCGCTACGCCGAAGAGCATGCCCCCAACTGGGTCTGA
- a CDS encoding TetR family transcriptional regulator, which yields MSAAKAEFSLRGIAGARMDRIARGAGTSKERVYAYFSSKVALYRFVSAQELAAVADATRMDPIDQPGYAGHLHDYFTEHPDRFRLMSWGQFELDAGDSLPHDIFRESVAHKIEQIREAQEAGHLDAGWDPVGILVFVHQIATSWAVQPDLLPPYGEDRVTFLAARRAAIVAAVERLFPATTN from the coding sequence GTGAGTGCCGCCAAGGCCGAGTTCTCCCTGCGCGGGATCGCCGGGGCGCGGATGGACCGCATCGCCAGGGGCGCCGGGACCAGCAAGGAACGCGTCTACGCCTACTTCTCCAGCAAGGTGGCCCTCTACCGGTTCGTCTCCGCGCAGGAGCTGGCGGCCGTGGCCGATGCGACCCGCATGGACCCCATCGACCAGCCCGGTTACGCCGGCCACCTCCATGACTACTTCACCGAACACCCCGACCGCTTCCGGCTCATGAGCTGGGGGCAATTCGAGCTCGACGCCGGCGACTCCCTCCCCCACGACATCTTCCGAGAATCAGTGGCCCACAAGATCGAGCAGATCCGCGAGGCCCAGGAAGCCGGCCATCTGGACGCAGGGTGGGACCCGGTCGGCATCCTGGTCTTCGTCCACCAGATCGCCACGTCCTGGGCTGTACAGCCTGACCTGCTGCCCCCGTACGGCGAGGATCGCGTCACGTTCCTGGCTGCGCGCCGAGCTGCCATCGTCGCGGCCGTCGAGCGCCTGTTTCCCGCGACGACGAACTGA
- a CDS encoding TetR family transcriptional regulator: protein MPSSAVPRKTSNSSTADTRQRILAAARDEFARYGIAGARVDRLAKQARTSKERVYAYFSSKEALYHHIAEHETAALVEATRMDPADLPGYAGILFDHFTAHPDHYRLITWGRLELGDGEADSDTVAPLRTTITGKVEQLRDAQRAGLIDPAWDPVDVLALINQIATTWAGQPEIGAAAANLAADTSVGARRAALVTAVERLFPRPR from the coding sequence ATGCCTAGCTCTGCCGTCCCCCGTAAGACCTCGAACTCCTCTACCGCCGACACCCGGCAGCGGATCCTCGCCGCGGCGAGGGATGAGTTCGCCCGGTACGGCATCGCCGGCGCCCGAGTGGACCGCCTCGCCAAGCAGGCGCGGACCAGCAAGGAACGGGTCTACGCCTACTTCAGCAGCAAAGAGGCCCTCTACCACCACATCGCCGAGCACGAAACGGCCGCGCTTGTCGAGGCCACCCGCATGGACCCGGCGGACCTGCCAGGCTACGCAGGCATCCTCTTCGACCACTTCACGGCCCACCCGGACCACTATCGACTCATCACCTGGGGCCGCCTCGAACTCGGCGACGGCGAAGCCGACAGCGACACGGTTGCCCCCCTGCGGACCACCATCACCGGCAAGGTCGAACAGCTCCGCGACGCGCAGCGCGCCGGCCTGATCGATCCCGCCTGGGATCCGGTCGACGTGCTCGCCCTGATCAACCAGATCGCCACCACCTGGGCAGGTCAGCCGGAGATCGGCGCCGCCGCGGCCAACCTGGCCGCGGACACCTCCGTCGGCGCACGCCGCGCGGCCCTGGTCACCGCCGTCGAGCGCCTGTTCCCCCGCCCACGCTGA
- a CDS encoding LacI family DNA-binding transcriptional regulator, with amino-acid sequence MQDVATRAGVSLTTASFAINDNGASKVSAETRRRVLEVADELGYRPNAMAQNLSRARSSFIGLITDSVATTPFAGDMIRGVQDAARARGYVMLMANTESDPQASRDVISTMLDHQVHGVIYSTWYHRQVSVPGELSGLPVVLANCYARGDHVQSFVPDEAGGGRAATDVLIAGGHRRIAFINSALPAPATTGRLRGYREALHAAGIRFDKNLVLTTTPEQEGGYDAGMQLLELNPRPTAVFCYNDRVAMGLYDALRAHGLHIPRDMAVVGFDNQEVIAAHLRPALTTVALPHYELGHRSLNWLIEASSSAGEVPSPTRTRVACPVIERFST; translated from the coding sequence ATGCAGGACGTCGCGACCCGGGCGGGCGTGTCCCTGACGACGGCTTCCTTCGCCATCAACGACAACGGAGCATCGAAGGTCTCCGCCGAGACCAGACGCCGGGTCCTGGAAGTCGCGGACGAACTCGGCTACCGGCCCAACGCCATGGCCCAGAACCTCAGCCGCGCCCGGTCGTCCTTCATCGGCCTGATCACCGACTCGGTCGCCACCACCCCTTTCGCCGGAGACATGATCCGCGGCGTGCAGGACGCGGCCCGCGCGCGCGGCTACGTGATGCTCATGGCCAACACCGAGTCCGATCCCCAAGCGTCCCGCGACGTCATCAGCACGATGCTCGACCACCAAGTGCACGGCGTCATCTACTCCACCTGGTACCACCGCCAGGTCTCGGTGCCCGGCGAGCTGTCCGGCCTGCCCGTCGTGCTCGCGAACTGCTACGCACGCGGCGATCACGTCCAGTCCTTCGTACCCGACGAGGCGGGCGGCGGAAGGGCCGCGACCGACGTACTGATCGCCGGCGGCCACCGCCGTATCGCCTTCATCAACAGCGCTCTGCCGGCACCCGCCACCACCGGGCGGCTGCGCGGCTATCGCGAGGCCCTGCACGCGGCGGGCATCCGCTTCGACAAGAACCTCGTCCTCACCACGACGCCAGAACAAGAAGGCGGCTACGACGCGGGCATGCAGCTGCTGGAGCTCAACCCCCGGCCGACCGCGGTGTTCTGCTACAACGACCGGGTCGCGATGGGGCTTTACGACGCCCTGCGCGCCCATGGGCTGCACATCCCACGGGACATGGCGGTCGTCGGCTTCGACAACCAGGAGGTCATCGCGGCCCACCTGCGCCCAGCCCTCACCACGGTCGCCCTGCCCCACTACGAACTCGGCCACCGCAGCCTCAACTGGCTGATCGAAGCATCCAGTTCTGCTGGCGAGGTCCCCAGCCCGACCCGCACACGCGTCGCCTGCCCTGTCATCGAACGCTTCTCCACCTAG
- a CDS encoding glycoside hydrolase family 172 protein, whose amino-acid sequence MFPFIPVLTPWNTGGAVRSRSVTAENPTGAKGAGGTAASPLGPGRKGRPCLPLGPGETLVLADIEGPGIITHLWLTVPDSTSAGPFVLRDLVLRAYWDEASEPSVEVPLGDFFCNGFATRAEVVSLPIAVLPTGGMNSYFPMPFRRRARLTLSSEHPGPIDAVFFQIDHVQVDDARLLDAAPYFHALWSRTPLTETARDHVILDGAKGRGAYVGTHIAVAALERFWWGEGEVKFFLDGDTDSPTICGTGLEDYAGGAWAFQDVLAPGVDHKVAVYNSPYQGHPQYLTEDRTGWSPYATPAVPQHGLYRWHVQDPVYFERDLKVTVQQIGHDGRDLFERRDDVSSVAYWYQDVPLASRDPLPAAVSRRPR is encoded by the coding sequence ATGTTCCCGTTCATCCCGGTACTCACGCCCTGGAACACCGGCGGCGCCGTCCGCAGCCGTTCGGTGACCGCGGAGAATCCCACAGGAGCGAAAGGGGCCGGCGGTACCGCCGCCTCCCCTCTCGGCCCCGGCCGCAAAGGCCGTCCCTGCCTCCCGCTCGGCCCCGGCGAGACGCTCGTCCTGGCCGACATCGAGGGCCCGGGGATCATCACCCACCTATGGCTGACGGTCCCGGACAGCACGTCGGCGGGCCCCTTCGTCCTGCGTGACCTGGTCCTGCGCGCCTACTGGGACGAGGCCTCGGAGCCGTCGGTCGAGGTCCCGCTCGGGGACTTCTTCTGCAACGGCTTCGCCACCCGCGCCGAAGTCGTCTCGCTGCCCATCGCGGTGCTCCCCACCGGCGGCATGAACAGCTACTTCCCGATGCCGTTCCGCCGCCGCGCACGGCTGACGCTCTCCAGCGAACACCCCGGCCCGATCGACGCGGTCTTCTTCCAGATCGACCACGTCCAGGTCGACGACGCCCGTCTGCTGGACGCCGCCCCCTACTTCCACGCGCTGTGGAGCCGTACACCGCTGACCGAGACCGCCCGGGACCATGTGATCCTGGACGGGGCGAAGGGCAGGGGGGCGTACGTCGGCACACACATCGCGGTGGCGGCCCTGGAGCGCTTCTGGTGGGGCGAGGGCGAGGTGAAGTTCTTCCTCGACGGCGACACCGACAGCCCGACGATCTGCGGCACCGGACTGGAGGACTACGCCGGCGGCGCCTGGGCCTTCCAGGACGTGCTCGCGCCGGGCGTGGACCACAAGGTGGCGGTGTACAACTCCCCGTACCAGGGTCATCCGCAGTATCTGACCGAAGACCGGACCGGCTGGTCGCCGTACGCCACCCCCGCTGTGCCCCAGCACGGCCTGTACCGCTGGCACGTGCAGGATCCGGTCTACTTCGAGCGGGACCTCAAGGTCACCGTGCAGCAGATCGGCCACGACGGGAGGGACCTGTTCGAGCGGCGTGACGACGTATCATCGGTCGCGTACTGGTACCAGGACGTCCCACTCGCCTCGCGCGATCCGCTCCCTGCCGCTGTGTCGCGCCGTCCGCGCTGA
- a CDS encoding carbohydrate ABC transporter permease: MSTTTDIRGSAAGPAAPAPQDRESRRMRLFTAPHLSKILITLVLLLQVYPFFWLVTTSLRPAKDFASGNPLAVTTSPTLDNLTRAFENGDIPRFLLNSALITVVADILIVVLGMMGAYALQVLGFRFSRLVLGLFLLGIVVPVQVALVPLFINYTNVGLLDTYPSVILPQVGFALPMSIFLFMSFYSYVPKETYEAAALDGCGPYRLFWWITTPMSLGTVATVVFVNTIFIWNDFIFANTFILSTEKKTVPLGLQSYLGSMGSTDWTATFAAVSVTVTPLVLAFLVFSKVVVRGLSGTSRA; the protein is encoded by the coding sequence GTGAGCACGACGACCGACATACGAGGCTCCGCCGCCGGACCGGCGGCTCCGGCCCCGCAGGACCGAGAGAGCCGGCGCATGCGCCTGTTCACCGCGCCCCACCTGTCCAAGATCCTGATCACGCTGGTCCTGTTGCTCCAGGTGTATCCGTTCTTCTGGCTCGTCACCACGAGCCTGCGCCCGGCGAAGGACTTCGCCTCGGGCAATCCGCTGGCGGTGACGACCAGCCCCACGCTCGACAACCTCACCCGCGCCTTCGAGAACGGCGACATCCCCCGGTTCCTCCTCAACAGCGCCCTGATCACCGTGGTGGCGGACATCCTCATCGTGGTCCTCGGCATGATGGGCGCCTACGCGCTGCAGGTACTCGGGTTCCGCTTCAGCCGTCTGGTGCTCGGCCTCTTCCTGCTGGGCATCGTGGTCCCCGTACAGGTGGCGCTGGTACCGCTGTTCATCAACTACACGAACGTGGGACTCCTGGACACCTATCCCTCGGTGATCCTTCCGCAGGTCGGCTTCGCGCTGCCCATGTCGATCTTCCTCTTCATGAGCTTCTACTCCTACGTGCCGAAGGAGACGTACGAAGCCGCGGCGCTCGACGGCTGCGGGCCCTACCGGCTGTTCTGGTGGATCACCACGCCCATGTCTCTGGGGACGGTGGCCACGGTGGTGTTCGTCAACACGATCTTCATCTGGAACGACTTCATCTTCGCCAACACCTTCATCCTGAGCACGGAGAAGAAGACCGTGCCGCTCGGCCTGCAGAGCTACCTCGGGTCGATGGGTTCCACCGACTGGACCGCCACGTTCGCGGCCGTGTCCGTGACCGTCACCCCGCTCGTCCTGGCATTCCTGGTCTTCAGCAAGGTGGTCGTCCGCGGCCTGTCCGGCACCAGCCGGGCCTGA
- a CDS encoding carbohydrate ABC transporter permease, whose product MSRTRKSRSGGPGTRSRGSSGVLPGRNGRAVAVFLLPPLLVYLATVAFPIGESLFLSFFRWDGITAMKFIGLDNYRTLLTTDTTFRSSALHSVIYLAINLVIQLGGALLVANALTYLRRGRDTLRVLYLLPAVLSTVAIALLFQRIYSSEPEGLINQMLGAVGLDGLARPWLSDIHTALVSVSVPEGWRFMGLYTVILLAGLLTVPREVEEAARLDGASETRIFFQIRMPHLRPVWLTTLVMATTYGLRGFDVPYLLTNGGPGVSTELLTTYMYKTAFTSTDYGYSSAISVFIVAECVVAVGIIVALLRRRGEALL is encoded by the coding sequence CGCACAAGAAAGTCACGGAGCGGCGGGCCAGGTACGCGCTCCCGCGGCAGCTCCGGCGTACTGCCGGGACGCAACGGCCGCGCGGTGGCCGTGTTCCTCCTGCCGCCCCTGCTGGTCTACCTGGCGACCGTGGCCTTCCCGATCGGTGAGTCGCTCTTCCTGAGCTTCTTCCGGTGGGACGGCATCACCGCGATGAAGTTCATCGGCCTGGACAACTACCGGACGCTGCTCACCACCGACACCACGTTCCGCAGCTCCGCCCTGCACTCCGTGATCTACCTGGCGATCAATCTGGTCATCCAGCTGGGCGGGGCACTGCTCGTCGCCAACGCCCTCACCTACCTGCGGCGTGGACGCGACACACTCAGAGTGCTCTACCTGCTGCCGGCGGTGCTGTCCACGGTGGCCATCGCGCTGCTCTTCCAACGGATCTACTCCTCCGAGCCCGAGGGCCTGATCAACCAGATGCTCGGAGCCGTGGGCCTGGACGGGCTCGCCCGGCCGTGGCTGTCGGACATCCACACCGCACTCGTCTCGGTCTCGGTTCCGGAGGGCTGGCGGTTCATGGGCCTGTACACCGTGATCCTGCTGGCCGGGCTGCTCACCGTCCCGCGTGAGGTCGAGGAGGCGGCGCGGCTCGACGGGGCCTCGGAGACGCGGATCTTCTTCCAGATCCGGATGCCGCATCTGCGTCCGGTGTGGCTCACCACGCTGGTCATGGCGACCACGTACGGCCTGCGCGGTTTCGACGTCCCCTACCTGCTCACCAACGGAGGGCCCGGTGTGTCGACCGAACTCCTGACGACCTACATGTACAAGACGGCGTTCACCAGCACCGACTACGGCTATTCCAGCGCCATCTCGGTGTTCATCGTCGCGGAGTGCGTGGTGGCCGTCGGCATCATCGTCGCGCTGCTGCGACGCAGAGGAGAGGCGCTGCTGTGA